A single region of the Nicotiana sylvestris chromosome 6, ASM39365v2, whole genome shotgun sequence genome encodes:
- the LOC138870687 gene encoding uncharacterized protein, translated as MDLTINNKPAHAMVNTGATHNFVTEATAKRLELKLAPTNSRVKTVNAEVQNARWVANGVGIKLGTWKGMRNFTITAMDIFDIILGQEFFRHYHTLIDPYLQRLLVMERERTCMVPTVTMPYGQIQAQLSAMQVVKGIKKGETTFVATIASLEEDKNFQEIVSPSIEKLLEENKDVMPKELPKHLSPRREVDHKIELEPGDKPPAFSPYRMAPSELEELKKQLKELLDAGHIRPSKAPFGAPVLFQKKNDGSLRLCIDY; from the coding sequence AtggatctcaccatcaacaacaagccCGCTCATGCAATGGTGAATActggagcaactcataatttTGTGACTGAGGCTACCGCAAAGAGACTAGAATTGAAGCTTGCTCCAACCAACTCTCGCGTCAAGACCGTGAATGCCGAGGTACAAAATGCTCGTTGGGTAGCTAATGGAGTTGGTAtcaaattgggaacttggaaAGGTATGAGAAACTTTACCATAACTgctatggatatctttgacatcatactggggcaagagttctttagacattATCATACTTTGATCGACCCCTACCTCCAACGTCTCTTGGTTATGGAGAGAGAAAGAACGTGCATGGTACCTACAGTGACTATGCCATATGGACAGATCCAAGCACAACTCTCAGCTATGCAGGTTGTCAAGGGGATAAAGAAGGGGGAGACAACGTTCGTGGCAACCATTGCAAGTCTAGAGGAAGACAAAAATTTTCAAGAGATAGTGTCGCCTTCCATAGAGAAGTTGCTTGaggaaaacaaagatgtcatgcCCAAGGAGTTGCCTAAGCACTTGTCGCCTAGGCGAGaggtggatcacaagattgagttggagccaggGGATAAGCCACCCGCGTTttccccatatcgtatggcaccgtcTGAGCTAGAGGAGCTCAAGAAACAATTGAAAGAGTTGCTGGATGCTGGTCACATTCGCCCATCAAAGGCACCTTTCGGCGCACCAGTATTGTTCCAGAAGAAGAATGATGGATCGCTGCGCTTATGCATAGACTACTAA